From a single Leishmania infantum JPCM5 genome chromosome 36 genomic region:
- a CDS encoding putative succinyl-CoA ligase [GDP-forming] beta-chain, producing MFRFGRLCTPKAAGVQRRFLNIHEYQSKQIIKDNGGRVEFGIACKTIEEVEAACAKIKTEKKVVKSQILAGGRGKGVFKDGFQGGVHVCDSAAAAVEAAKHMLGNTLVTKQTGPKGQLVNTLYVTEAVAGIKRELYLSLILDRKSASPMFIGSAEGGMSIEELAKTHPEKIKTMKVNVAEGVDHDAAVAYAKELGFAGETAERAAEQIKALYNIGKSKDCTMVEINPFVELENGDVMEIDAKLSFDDNAAFRQRGIFALEDQTQIDSKEVLAKKHDLNYIALDGNVGCLVNGAGLAMATMDTISLHGGSAANFLDAGGSASEAQIVAAFKIITGDSNVKSILVNIFGGIMHCDVIAQGVVNASKALNTTIPIVVRLCGTNEQRGKEIIRNSGLVIHPVEDFDSAARKAVELAK from the coding sequence ATGTTCCGTTTTGGTCGTCTGTGCACCCCCAAGGCTGCcggcgtgcagcgccgcttcctgAACATCCATGAGTACCAGTCCAAGCAGATCATCAAGGACAACGGCGGCAGGGTGGAGTTCGGTATCGCATGCAAGACGATCGAGGAGGTCGAGGCCGCGTGCGCCAAGATCAAGACGGAAAAGAAGGTCGTGAAGTCTCAGATCTTGGCCGGTGGCCGCGGTAAGGGTGTATTCAAGGATGGCTTCCAGGGTGGTGTGCACGTatgcgacagcgccgctgccgccgttgagGCTGCCAAACACATGCTCGGTAACACGCTGGTGACGAAGCAGACCGGTCCCAAGGGCCAGCTGGTGAACACGCTGTACGTCACGGAGGCCGTCGCGGGCATCAAGCGCGAGCTCTACCTTTCCCTCATCCTCGACCGAAAGAGCGCGTCGCCTATGTTCATCGGTAGCGCCGAGGGCGGTATGAGCATTGAGGAGCTCGCCAAGACCCACCCGGAAAAGATCAAGACCATGAAGGTCAACGTCGCTGAGGGTGTGGACCACGACGCGGCTGTGGCGTACGCCAAGGAGCTCGGCTTCGCAGGCGAGACGGCGGAGCGCGCGGCAGAGCAAATCAAAGCCCTCTACAATATCGGCAAGTCCAAGGACTGCACCATGGTGGAGATTAATCCATTCGTTGAGCTCGAAAACGGTGATGTGATGGAGATCGACGCCAAGCTCAGCTTTGATGACAACGCCGCCTTCCGCCAGAGGGGTATCTTCGCCCTGGAGGATCAGACCCAGATCGATAGCAAGGAAGTGCTCGCCAAGAAGCACGATCTGAACTACATCGCTCTTGATGGCAACGTCGGCTGTCTCGTGAATGGCGCTGGTCTGGCCATGGCCACCATGGACACCATTTCTCTGCACGGAGGCAGCGCGGCCAACTTCCTCGACGCTGGTGGTAGCGCCTCCGAGGCGCAGATTGTGGCCGCCTTCAAGATCATCACGGGTGATTCGAACGTGAAGAGCATCCTGGTTAACATCTTCGGTGGTATCATGCACTGCGATGTCATAGCGCAAGGTGTCGTGAACGCCTCCAAGGCGCTCAACACCACCATCCCGATCGTGGTGCGCCTTTGCGGCACGAacgagcagcgcggcaagGAGATCATCCGCAACAGTGGCCTCGTCATCCACCCCGTCGAAGACTTCGATTCTGCTGCCCGCAAGGCGGTGGAGCTTGCCAAGTAG
- a CDS encoding putative GTP-binding protein, with translation MLRRRWGAHRAKHRFVDRVKVLLCSGAGGDGASIMAHEHGNEFAGPGGGNGGNGGNVMLQCVKQHTDLSHIEDLGSQISAGAGFCGFSREAHGKRGQDLWLQLPLGTQVVDMDTNEVQYDMDEEGMQIVLLEGGQGGKGNAAFANKWHHSPIESTKGLPGNTMLAQIELKTIADCGLIGYPNAGKSSLLSAISASKPTIAPYAFTTLRPYVGVLHDLYGNVCRVADIPGLIEGAYENRGLGHQFLRHVERTKCLALVVDMCDTYVPDTGSRNSSGVLQPWDVVELLLQELEYYLPGMSQRVIMTFANKMDIEKDSTGTDTQVKLSELKRRVSMPVFPISAALGIHLGPQHEQTGLAPALQFMCGEVFARQSHEREMQQFRFSHERAQLERAFRAKHNGVFLPQVHALGAHGAEASQDLDDEAASRGGSLVDQQLDFLGNSGLGVEFDAYENSAARGQLHRYRDLTMKGKYWNLTRQDGEVMKGEKWS, from the coding sequence ATGCTCCGGCGTAGGTGGGGCGCGCACAGGGCAAAGCATCGCTTTGTCGACCGCGTCAAGGTGCTACTCTgcagcggagctggcggcgatggtgcaAGCATCATGGCTCACGAGCACGGCAACGAGTTTGCCGGCCCAGGCGGCGGTAATGGAGGCAACGGCGGTAATGTGATGCTGCAATGCGTCAAGCAGCACACTGACCTCAGTCATATCGAGGACCTGGGTAGCCAGATCTCCGCCGGCGCAGGCTTCTGCGGCTTCTCTCGTGAGGCGCACGGCAAGCGCGGACAGGATCTgtggctgcagctgccgctggggACCCAGGTAGTGGACATGGACACGAACGAAGTGCAGTACGACATGGATGAGGAGGGGATGCAGATTGTGCTGCTGGAAGGCGGCCAGGGCGGCAAAGGCAATGCCGCCTTTGCGAACAAATGGCACCACTCTCCCATCGAGTCCACCAAGGGGCTGCCGGGCAACACGATGCTCGCCCAAATCGAGCTGAAAACCATCGCCGACTGCGGCCTCATTGGCTACCCGAATGCTGGCAAGTCGTCCTTGTTGTCCGCCATCAGCGCCAGCAAACCCACCATTGCCCCGTACGCCTTCACAACCCTACGCCCGTATGTTGGCGTGCTTCACGACCTCTATGGGAATGTGTGCCGCGTCGCGGACATTCCGGGCCTCATCGAAGGTGCCTACGAGAACCGCGGTCTGGGTCATCAGTTTCTGCGCCACGTGGAGCGTACAAAGTGTCTTGCCTTGGTGGTGGACATGTGCGACACGTACGTCCCCGACACGGGCTCGCGCAACTCCTCCggggtgctgcagccgtggGACGTGGTGGAACTCCTTCTCCAGGAACTGGAGTACTACCTCCCCGGCATGAGCCAGCGCGTCATCATGACCTTCGCCAATAAAATGGACATCGAGAAGGATAGCACTGGCACTGACACGCAGGTAAAGCTCTCGGAGCTCAAGCGGCGCGTGTCGATGCCGGTGTTCCCGATCTCCGCCGCCCTCGGCATCCACCTTGGACCACAGCACGAGCAAACTGGGCTGGCCCCAGCCTTGCAGTTCATGTGTGGAGAAGTGTTTGCGCGCCAGTCGCACGAGCGCGAGATGCAACAGTTCCGCTTCTCACACGAACGCGCACAGCTTGAACGAGCCTTCCGCGCCAAGCACAACGGCGTCTTTCTACCCCAGGTGCACGCCTTGGGTGCACACGGAGCAGAAGCCTCCCAAGACCTAGACGACGAGGCTGCCAGTCGCGGTGGCTCGCTGGTGGACCAGCAACTCGATTTTTTGGGTAACAGCGGTCTTGGTGTGGAGTTTGATGCCTACGAGAACTCTGCTGCGCGGGGCCAGCTGCACCGCTACCGCGATCTCACCATGAAGGGCAAGTACTGGAATCTGACCCGGCAAGATGGCGAGGTGATGAAGGGAGAGAAGTGGAGCTGA
- a CDS encoding putative ATP-dependent RNA helicase produces the protein MSDRREDEPVAKRTRREVDPAITFPYELDTFQKTSIDALEEGDSVLVSAHTSAGKTTVALYAIAKALREKKRIIYTSPIKALSNQKFREFSEKFDSVGLMTGDTTIKADADCLVMTTEILRSMLYRGTEMLREVGCVVFDEVHYMRDKSRGVVWEETISLLPEGCQYVFLSATIPNAREFADWVENIHPTTKVHVIHTEYRPVPLQHYLYPAGADGIFLIVDEKGKFRDDNFGKAIASMGAEGGANGVGAAGPGNGSSKDPRGNHKGSGGRSHGGFSQSMMEIVKLVMDRNMYPVIVFSFAKAECERNALALSRLNFNNTEEDALVMEVFNNAMESLAEEDRKLPAIEHLQPLLKRGVGIHHSGLLPILKEVVEILFQAGLVKVLFSTETFSMGLNMPARTVVFTSVKKFDGEKNRYLTGGEYIQMSGRAGRRGLDRVGVVITMVDEAVEPDTLKQLTSGGADVLLSSFHLTYNMVLNLLRVEGVDPEFMMKRSFSQFQRLREKPALEEKGAALRRSIEAINVTHESAFRQYTICEDMIAKKKNEVDHILRQPKFLKNWVQAGRFVHIIRASDQRDFGWGICRSFAAKSTNPNFSDPSTFSIQAAVICMKADASNPSALTPCPVSEYTSEKADLYTVTFDFSDVQCLSTLKTNLPESPDSERGRAEVVQILSKLQRQFGHDIPVLTSAQMGAEDAQLSKLQTQLSNLQKQLEGNILAISPTPELQEEFEKYKRKADLEAQLEQVKGELAGMGKAVFSEELKQMMRVLRRLDYIDKDNIILRKARVACEITTTDENEILLTELLFKGVLNSMETEMIVALLSCLVNVHRTPDGFSLPQEFEQPLKDLNEIVTRIATVSAESGLIQEDSSEEKVMPSLMEVIYLWAKGAKFVDLVSMTTAYEGDIVRTMRRLEEMLRQLASAARSPAIGSIELHEKFLKGIQLIKRDIVFASSLYL, from the coding sequence ATGTCAGACAGACGCGAAGACGAACCGGTGGCGAAGCGGACACGCCGCGAGGTCGACCCGGCCATCACTTTCCCCTATGAGCTGGACACGTTCCAGAAGACGAGTATCGACGCTCTCGAGGAGGGCGACAGTGTTCTAGTGTCGGCGCACACGTCGGCAGGTAAGACTACCGTGGCGCTCTACGCCATCGCCAAGGCTCTGcgagagaagaagcgcatCATTTACACCTCCCCCATCAAGGCCCTTAGCAACCAAAAGTTCCGCGAGTTCTCCGAGAAGTTCGACTCCGTCGGTCTCATGACCGGCGACACCACCATCAAGGCGGACGCGGACTGCCTTGTCATGACGACAGAGATTCTACGCAGCATGCTGTACCGCGGCACCGAAatgctgcgcgaggtgggCTGCGTCGTCTTCGATGAGGTACACTACATGCGCGACAAGTCGCGTGGCGTGGTGTGGGAGGAAACAATCAGCTTGCTGCCTGAGGGATGCCAGTACGTTTTCCTCTCCGCCACCATCCCGAACGCGCGCGAGTTTGCGGACTGGGTGGAGAACATCCATCCCACCACAAAGGTGCACGTCATTCACACAGAGTACCGGCCAGTGCCGCTACAGCACTACTTGTATCCGGCTGGGGCCGACGGCATCTTCCTCATCGTGGATGAAAAAGGCAAATTTCGCGATGACAACTTCGGCAAGGCTATCGCGTCGATgggggcggagggcggcgcaaACGGTGTGGGTGCGGCAGGCCCAGGCAACGGCTCCTCCAAAGACCCGCGCGGGAACCACAAGGGTAGCGGTGGCCGCAGTCACGGCGGGTTCTCGCAGTCCATGATGGAGATCGTCAAGCTCGTGATGGATCGCAACATGTACCCTGTGATCGTCTTCTCCTTCGCCAAGGCGGAGTGCGAGCGCAACGCCCTCGCGCTCTCGCGACTGAACTTCAATAACACCGAAGAGGATGCTCTCGTGATGGAGGTGTTCAACAATGCTATGGAgtcgctggcggaggaggaccgGAAGCTGCCCGCTATTGAGCATCTTCAACCGCTCCTGAAGCGCGGTGTCGGCATCCACCACTCCGGTCTCCTTCCGATTCTGAAGGAGGTTGTCGAGATTCTTTTCCAGGCGGGTTTGGTTAAGGTTCTCTTCTCCACCGAGACTTTCTCGATGGGGCTTAACATGCCGGCCCGTACCGTCGTCTTCACCTCTGTCAAGAAGTTCGACGGTGAGAAGAACCGCTACCTCACTGGCGGCGAGTACATTCAAATGTCGGGGCGCGCCGGCCGTCGCGGCCTCGACCGCGTCGGCGTTGTGATTACCATGGTGGACGAGGCAGTGGAGCCTGACACGCTGAAGCAGCTGaccagcggtggcgccgacgtccTGCTCAGCAGTTTCCACCTGACGTACAATATGGTGCTGAACCTGCTGCGCGTCGAGGGCGTCGATCCTGAATTTATGATGAAGCGCAGCTTCTCGCAATtccagcgcctgcgtgaGAAGCCAGCGCTAGAGGAGAAGGGTGCCGCTCTGCGCAGGTCCATCGAGGCGATCAACGTCACCCACGAGAGCGCCTTCCGGCAGTACACGATTTGCGAGGACATGATCGCGAAGAAGAAGAACGAGGTGGACCACATTCTGCGCCAACCCAAGTTCCTCAAGAACTGGGTGCAGGCAGGCCGTTTTGTGCACATCATTCGCGCCTCCGATCAGCGCGACTTTGGCTGGGGCATCTGCCGCTCGTTTGCCGCAAAGAGCACCAACCCAAACTTCAGCGACCCCAGCACCTTCTCCATCCAAGCCGCTGTGATATGCATGAAGGCGGACGCGTCGAATCCGAGCGCTTTGACGCCGTGCCCGGTCAGCGAGTACACCTCGGAGAAGGCGGACCTATACACAGTGACGTTCGACTTCTCGGACGTGCAGTGCCTTTCAACGCTCAAGACAAATCTTCCCGAAAGCCCGGACTCGGAGCGGGGGCGTGCCGAGGTGGTGCAAATTCTGTcgaagctgcagcgccagttTGGTCACGACATCCCCGTGCTCACCTCTGCGCAGATGGGTGCCGAGGACGCGCAGCTGAGTAAGCTGCAGACGCAGCTGTCGAACCTGCAAAAGCAGCTAGAGGGCAACATCCTTGCCATATCCCCCACCccagagctgcaggaggagttTGAGAAGTACAAGCGAAAGGCAGACCTCGAGGCTCAGCTGGAGCAGGTGAAGGGTGAGCTAGCTGGCATGGGCAAGGCGGTCTTCTCCGAAGAGCTGAAGCAGATgatgcgtgtgctgcgtcgcctgGACTACATCGACAAGGACAACATCATCCTCCGCAAGGCCCGCGTAGCGTGCGAGATAACGACAACAGACGAAAACGAAATTCTGCTGACGGAGCTGCTCTTCAAAGGCGTGCTGAACTCGATGGAGACGGAGATGATTGTGGCTCTCTTATCATGTCTCGTCAACGTGCACCGCACCCCGGATGGCTTCTCGTTGCCGCAGGAGTTCGAGcagccgctgaaggacctcAACGAGATTGTTACTCGCATCGCCACCGTTAGCGCCGAAAGCGGGCTAATCCAAGAAGACAGCTCGGAGGAGAAGGTTATGCCGTCACTCATGGAGGTAATCTACCTGTGGGCAAAGGGGGCGAAGTTCGTCGATCTCGTGAGCATGACCACGGCGTACGAGGGTGACATTGTGCGCACGATGCGTCGTCTGGAGGAgatgctgcgccagctggccTCCGCAGCGCGGTCGCCGGCCATCGGCAGCATCGAATTGCACGAAAAGTTCCTCAAGGGCATCCAGCTCATCAAGCGTGATATCGTTTTCGCGTCATCACTGTACTTGTAG
- a CDS encoding putative glutathione peroxidase: protein MASIFTYSAVQNGKTVFLQKYSGYATLIVNVASRCSLASTNIEMLNEVQQAYGSRRFTVLAFPCAQFANQEPLNNTEIAQWCKDLGLLFPVFDRVNVKGSSADPLFQMLRVQKGAPLWNYTKYLCDRSGVPRRKLKPGCSMDTLRQSIECVL from the coding sequence ATGGCATCCATCTTCACCTATAGCGCTGTGCAAAATGGCAAGACTGTTTTTTTGCAAAAGTACTCTGGCTATGCGACGCTTATCGTGAACGTGGCGTCGCGATGCAGCCTTGCATCCACCAACATCGAGATGCTGAACGAGGTGCAACAGGCGTATGGCTCCCGCAGGTTCACCGTTCTCGCGTTTCCGTGCGCGCAGTTTGCGAATCAAGAGCCGCTCAACAATACCGAAATTGCGCAGTGGTGCAAGGACCTTGGGCTGCTCTTTCCTGTCTTTGACCGGGTCAACGTGAAGGGTTCCTCAGCCGACCCGCTGTTTCAGATGCTACGGGTGCAGAAGGGAGCTCCCCTGTGGAACTACACCAAGTACCTGTGTGACCGCAGCGGTGTGCCGCGCCGTAAGCTGAAGCCTGGCTGCTCCATGGACACGCTGCGGCAGTCCATCGAGTGTGTTTTGTAG